One region of Eupeodes corollae chromosome 1, idEupCoro1.1, whole genome shotgun sequence genomic DNA includes:
- the LOC129938634 gene encoding uncharacterized protein LOC129938634: protein MDKRYSYGKTPPDAMKKAVEMVKDGCSLRKAAENKGVAHETLARCVKKYNDSSLARMSPNYAVNAIFTAEEEQSLATYVKKCSQMFYELSLDDVKRLAYQTAITNSKTIPKYWIEHKQATDGWLKRFRKRNPSLSFRTPEGCILSRSPNCFSSGTRIYNLDETGLTTVQVSAKILAEKGTRQVNKVTSVERGALVTLCCIISATGQFIPPVMIFPRVHFKDHMLSGAPPATLGLANSSGWMNSECFVKVMEHFVNFTLSSKENPTLLIMDNHESHINLNALNIAKDNGVVILTLPPHSSSKMQPLDVTVYKPFKTAYNNAIDNFMMQNPEKTFTIYDIAAAAGYAFEKSMTPSNIVAGFRKTGIYPPDREVFTDVDFMCSDVTDRPLTLSNQTEEIHINVNGDLYRVLWELVKSLVNAADYPETIDLLQDSIRHVGADKR, encoded by the exons ATGGATAAACGGTACAGCTATGGGAAGACGCCTCCAGATGCCATGAAAAAAGCTGTTGAAATGGTAAAAGATGGATGTTCCCTGCGAAAGGCTGCAGAAAATAAAGGAGTGGCCCACGAAACGCTTGCACGCTGtgtaaagaaatataatgaTTCATCCCTGGCCAGAATGAGCCCTAATTATGCCGTAAATGCTATTTTCACCGCTGAAGAAGAACAGTCTTTGGCGACGTATGTAAAAAAATGCTCACAAATGTTCTATGAGTTATCCTTAGACGACGTCAAACGCTTAGCGTACCAAACTGCCATAACAAATTCTAAAACGATTCCAAAATATTGGATAGAACACAAGCAAGCCACTGATGGTTGGTTAAAGCGATTTCGCAAACGGAACCCATCACTTTCATTCCGGACACCAGAGGGTTGCA ttctatCAAGGTCGCCCAACTGCTTTTCGTCTGGAACCCGGATTTATAATCTGGATGAAACCGGGTTGACAACGGTGCAGGTTTCAGCAAAAATTCTGGCGGAGAAAGGTACCAGGCAGGTAAATAAAGTTACAAGTGTCGAAAGAGGAGCTTTGGTAACTTTATGTTGTATAATAAGCGCAACCGGGCAATTCATTCCGCCTGTTATGATTTTCCCAAGGGTACACTTTAAAGATCATATGCTGAGCGGTGCACCACCGGCCACACTTGGGCTGGCGAATTCATCTGGATGGATGAATTCGGAATGTTTCGTTAAAGTCATGGAGCATTTTGTAAACTTCACTTTAAGTTCGAAAGAAAACCCAACTCTGTTAATAATGGATAACCATGAGAGCCACATAAATTTAAACGCCCTTAACATTGCCAAAGACAATGGAGTTGTAATACTAACCTTACCACCGCATTCCTCCAGCAAAATGCAGCCCCTAGATGTTACCGTTTATAAGCCATTCAAAACAGCTTATAACAATGCAATTGACAACTTTATGATGCAGAATCCCGAAAAGACTTTTACTATCTACGACATTGCTGCTGCAGCCGGGTatgcatttgaaaaatcaatgacCCCGTCAAATATTGTAGCAGGCTTTCGTAAGACCGGAATCTATCCACCAGATAGAGAGGTATTCACCGATGTCGATTTTATGTGCAGCGATGTAACTGACAGGCCACTAACACTTAGCAACCAAACTGAAGAAATCCACATAAATg